A segment of the Robbsia sp. KACC 23696 genome:
TTGGCGTGACTGGTTTGCGCGCCTTTACCGACCGAGGCTTCTTTCAATGCGGCCAGACGGGCCGGCAGGAAGGGGTAGATCAGCGTCTGGAATGCGCCGGCGCCGAGGACACCGCCGACTAGCGGGCCGACGATCGGCACCCACCAGTAGTTGTCGGGCGAGGGCAAGGCAGACGTGCTCCAACCGGCAAAGTAGGCGAATAACCGCGGTCCGAAGTCCCGCGCCGGGTTCAACGCCCATGCTTCCAAATATCCCATCGAACCACCGATCAGCGCGACCAGCAGACCGATCATCAAGGCGCTGGTATTGCCTTGCGGCGCGACCTCGTTGAATTTCTCGGTAATCGCAAAAATACCGAATATCAGCAATGCCGTCAGGATGATTTCATCGACGAGCGCATGCATCGGCGTGATCGCCAGACCCGGATGGGTAAAGAACACGCCGGCCGCGCCGCCGTCGGCACGCGTCAGCGAATGCGCCGCGTTGAAGTGATCGATCACCGGCCCGAACAGCAATAGCACCACCGCCGCCCCGATAAAACCGCCAACCACCTGCGCGACCCAATACGGCAGTAGTTTCTTGGCCGGAAAGCCGCGAAACAGAACAAGGGCGAGAGTGACGGCGGGATTCGCATGCGTGCCGGAAATGGATCCGGTGACATAGATGGCGATCATCACGGCCAGGCCCCAGCACATGGCGACGCCCCAATACGCGTTCAGATAAGGGCTCGGATCGTACAGCACGTACATCGCGGCGACGGAGTCCCCGAAGGCGATGATGATGAAAACCGCAACGGCTTCCGAAATCAATTCGCCGATGAAGCGTCGGCGTGCAAAGGTCGTTTCCACGGATGTCTCCTAAATACGGGTATGGTTATTTTTTTACAAAAAACATCAGGAGTCCTTTTGAATCCTGATTGTTTTTTTCAGGCATCACGCGGTCACATGTCACGCGATGCCTGCTCTCCTTGAGGGTTTATCGCTTGTTGGCGCCTTTATTGGCCCATGTGATGGTGGCGTCGACCGCGCGATGCCACTCCGTCACGT
Coding sequences within it:
- a CDS encoding MIP/aquaporin family protein produces the protein METTFARRRFIGELISEAVAVFIIIAFGDSVAAMYVLYDPSPYLNAYWGVAMCWGLAVMIAIYVTGSISGTHANPAVTLALVLFRGFPAKKLLPYWVAQVVGGFIGAAVVLLLFGPVIDHFNAAHSLTRADGGAAGVFFTHPGLAITPMHALVDEIILTALLIFGIFAITEKFNEVAPQGNTSALMIGLLVALIGGSMGYLEAWALNPARDFGPRLFAYFAGWSTSALPSPDNYWWVPIVGPLVGGVLGAGAFQTLIYPFLPARLAALKEASVGKGAQTSHANAVARTTSIETS